CCGACAGCTCCGAGAACGAAGGATCACTGACTTCTCTAAAGGGAGGGGAGCTAACGCCAACGCCTGCACCAAATTGGAGAGTGTCTATTTCAAACCAACCTCGGTGATTTACTTCAGTCGATCCGCCGTTGAGGCCGTCAATCAACAGATAATATTTCGTTGGAAAGGCGTTGGCCTCCACGGCCTTTGTGACGGCAATGGAGAAGGTTTCTGTGTTCTCGGAGCCATCAGAGCTGACGGCCTTGACGGTGATGGAGTGGCTGTTGGCGGCCTCGAAATCGAGAGCAGCGGCAACTTTCACCACACCGTTGGCATCGATGGAGAAGAGCCCGCCGGCGCTGTTGGTGAGGCTGTAGGCGGTGATGGTGGCGCCGGAGTCTGCGTCAGTGGCGAAGGCGGTGATGCCGACGGCCGTGCCAATGGCGGCATTTTCTGCCACCGAGTTGGCGTCGGTGTTGTTGTCGCTCAGGACAACAGGATTGTCATTGTCGTTGGTGCCATCAATGACCAGAGCCGCATTGGCACCAAGGGAGCCGGTAGCACCTGGAGCGGCAAGGGTGAGGATTGCGTTGTTGCCTGAAATATCGCGGATGGTGCCGCCATTGAGCTGTAGGGCTGAGCTGAAGAGCTGATCGAGATCAGCGGAGCTATCACCGGCTTGAACGGTGTATTGGAAGGAGAGGATGCCGGTGCCACTGCCGGAGCTATAGGTGGCGAAGCGATCAATGTCACCGGTTTCCAGCTGCAGCTGTGGTGTGCCGCTTGTGATGTCAACCAGCACCGTTTCTGAGAACTGAACAATGAGGGTGATGACGTCGCCGATGCTGTAGGTGCCGTTGGCGGTGGTGGAGGCGACCTGGCTGATGCTTGGCGCAATGTTGACGACAGCGGCAGTGGCTGCGGAGGAGAAGTCGGTGTTGCCGCCGAAGGAATCGGTGGAGGTCGCATTGAGCCGGATGAACTTGCCGACCAGGGTTTGATCAGCGGCAATGGAAAAGGAGCTGCCAGTGGCGGAGTCGATGTTGCTCCAGCCATCGATGCCGTTGGCCGAAACCTGCCACTGATAGGAGTAAGTGACGTTGCCGTCGGGATCGGTTACGGCGCTGATGTCAGCTGAGAGGGTGGCGCCTTCTTGTGGGTTGCCTGTGATGGCGAGGGTGCCTGTGGCCTCGTCCTCGACGTTGGCAACAGCGGCAGTGGCTGCTGAGGAGAAGTCGGTGGTGCCCCCGAAGGAATCGGTGGAGGTGGCATTGAGCCGGATGAACTTGCCGACCAGGGTTTGATCAGCGGCAATGGAAAAGGAGCTGCCAGTGGCGGAGCCGATGTTGCCCCAGCCAGTGGTGCCGTTAGCCGACACCTGCCATTGATATCTGAAGGAGCTGATCTGGCCGTCTGGATCGCTGATGGCGCTGGTGAGCGCCATCAGGGTGCCTCCTTCTTGTGCGGAGCCGTTGATGGCGAGTGTGCCGGTGGCCTCGCCATCAACGGCTTCATCCGTATAATTATAAGTAGATGTCGCGCCCAGTATCCCATTTTCAGACAAAGGGGTGGTGGAGACTGTGAAACTGCCCACATCAAAACTAAGTCGCATGGCCGGCTGTTTGCCAGCAACATTTTCCGTATCTAGGCCTGTAATAAAGGCATCGTCGAAGCTAAGCTCATAGGTTTTGATGATTCTGCTGACGTCAAGATTAGAAACCCCATGAATCTGCAGGCCATTAATTCTGCCACCTTCCACAATCCGCTCATACAGGAGGCTTAGGGATGGGGCATCGGGCAAATCAATCCTTAGCGGGGAGAAATCGGCTACGGCACTACCTGCACGGGTGACATCAAAATCGTGGTTATTAATCTGAAACCAGCCTTCATAGCCACTGACAGTTGAGTTGCCAGCAATTCCATCAATGCTCAGGAAGTAGCGGTCAATAGGGGAGACGCCAGCATTGGGCTGATTAGCTGGCGTGGGAAGATCGCCAAAGTCGATTGACCGATTGTTTGCAATATCAAAGGCATAAGTCGCAGCAAGCCCAAGGCTTCCATCATCGTTTAAGGGAGTTGTGGAGATGCCAAACTTGCTGCCAACAAAACTCAGCTGCATGGATTGCTGATCGCCAGCAACATTTGTATTATCCAGCCCTGTGAGAATGGCATCGGCAAGGCGCAGCTCGTAGGTTGCTGACGTGTTTCCACTTTCGAAATTATTTTTTACTCCATGAATCTGCAGACTGCTAATCGTGCCGCCTTCCGCGATTCGCTGATATAGGAGGCTTAGGGAAGGGGTATCGAGTAAATCAACCCGCAGCGAGCTAAAACTCGCAAGGCCTGCTTCTAGTGCCCCACTGACAATATTTCTGCTTACTTGATTTACAGCATCAAAATCATGGCTATCAATCTCGAACCAACCTTGATAGCCACTGACCGTCGAGTTACCGGCAATCCCGTCAATTTTAAGGAAGTAGCTAGTTGCAAAGAAGTCGCCGGCATTGGACGGAAGGGCTGGCGCGGGCAGATTGCTGAAGTTGGTTTCTAGCTTGCTTGGAATATCAAAGGCATAGGTCGCAGCAGTCCCAGTGCTTCCATCAGCGTTTAAGGGAGTTGTGGAGATGCCAAATTTGTTGCCAACAAAACTTAGCTGCATTGCTGGCGGATCACCAGCAACATTTGTATTATCTAAACCTGTAATAACGGCATTGGCTAGGCGAAGCTCGTAGGTCTTAACTGTAGAGCCGCCAGCTACCTTTACTCCATGAATTTGCACACTATCAATCCTGCTACCTTCCGCAATCCGCTCATAAAGGAGGTTAATTGATGAATTGCTGAAAAAATCAACCCGCAACGGTGAAAACTCCGGCCTCGCGAGCAGTGCCCCGGTGACATCAAAATCATGGCTATTAATCTCAAACCAACCTTCATAGCCTCTGGCAGTTGAGTTGCCAGCAATTCCATCAATGTTCAAGAAATAGAGATCAACAGGGGAGTTACCAGCAATGGGCAGAGAAGCTGGCGTGGGAAGATCGCTGAAGGTGATTTGCTGATTGCTTGGAATATCAAAGGCGTAGGCTGATTCACGCCCAATGGTTCCATCAGTATTGAGGGGGGTTGTGGAGATCCCGAATTTCTTAGCAACAAAAGCTAGCTGCATGACTTGCTGATCGCCAGCAAAATTTGTATTATCTAGCCCTGTAATCGCGGCATCGGCAAGGCGCAGCTCATAGGTTTTAACTGTGGTGCCGCCAACTAAATCCTTTACTCCATGAATCTGCAAACTATCAATCCTGCTACCTTCCGCAATCCGCTCATAAAGGAAGCTAAGGGATGGGGTATCGAGTAAATCAATACGAAGCGGTGAAAATTCAGGGTTGGATGTCGTTGTCACCTTGGTGACATCAAAATCATGGGCCTCAATCTCAAACCAACCTTCATAGCGGCTGACTGTTGAGTTGCCAGCAATTCCGTCAATCTTCAGGAAATAGCGATCAACAGGGGAGATGCGGGCATTGGACAACGATCCTGGTTCAGGTAGGGAGCTGAAGCCGATTGAATCATTGATTTCAAAATCAAAGGCATAGGTCGCAGCAGTCCCAAGGCTTCGATCAGCGTTTATGGGAGTTGAAGAGATGCCAAATTTGCTGCCAACAAAACTCAGCTGCAGGGCTTGCTGGTCGCCAGCAACATTTGTATTGTCTAATCCTGTAATTACGGCCCCGGCAAGGCGCAGCTCGTAGACTATGCTTGTTGTAGGTGTTAGGTCTCCTTCATTAAAAGAGTCGTAGACTCCACGAATCTGAAGGCTATTGATACTTGTGCCTGTTGAAATCAGCTGATAAAATGGTCTTAGAGACGGGGCATTGCGCAAATCAACCCGTAGGGGTGAGAAATCGGCTAGGGATCCCGCTGCACTGGCGGCATCAAAATCATGTCTATCAATCTCAAACCAACCTTCATAGCCGCTGGTAGTGGAGTTGCCAGCGATTCCATCTATTCTCAGGAAATATCTAATTCTAGCGGAAAAGCCGGCATTAGGTAGCGGATCCGGCTGAGGTAGATCGCCAAAGATGATTTGTCGTGAAGTTTCAATATCAAAGGCATAGGTTGAAGCAGACCCCAAACTTCCATCAGCGTTTAAGGGAGTTGTGGAAATGCCAAATTGACTACCAACAAAACTCAGCTGCATAGATTGCTGATCGCCAGCAACGCTTGTATTGTCTAACCCTGTAATAACAACATCAGCGAGGCGAAGCTCGTAGGTTATGTCTATTGGAAGTCTGGTATCAGTAGAAACAATGACTCCTTGAATTTGCAGGCTAGCAATCGGGATGCCTTCAGTGATCTGCTGATACAGGAAGCTAAGTGCCGGGGAATTGAATACGTCTACCAGCAGCGGTGCGAAATCCGTAGTTCCCGCTGCAGCGGTGGCGTCAAAATCATGGCTATTAATCTCAAACCAGCCTTCATAGCCGCTGACAGTTGAGTTGCCAGCTATCCCATCGATCCTCAAAAAATATTTATACTCTGAGGCAATTCCAGCAGCCTCAACCGGCACAGAGTTGCCTGCGATGCTGATGACGCTCTGGTCGTTTTCGCTATAGGCCGCAGGAGCTGGCGTGACATCGCGCAGCAAGGCGGAGAAGATGGCCCCTTCATCCCCGGCGGTGTCGGCGCTGCCATTGAGGCGGATGTCGATGGCATGGCCGAGCTCCTCGAGCAACACGGCCTCGATCTGCTCAGCAGTGGCGCTTTCCAGCCAGGTGGCATTCAGGTAGATGCGTTCGGCGCCGGTTGGATCGCTGCTGGTGTAAGCCGCGTAGCTGCCGTTGAGGCTGGTGGCAGGGAGGATCTCAAGGTTTATGGTTAGGCCGGTGCCGGAGAGCAGGGTCTGGAGATCGGCGGTGGTCTCTGAGCTCTGGGCGCCAAAGACCTGCAGCAGCAGGGCGTTGTAGGAGTTGGTGTTGCTGACCCAGGCAGCCAGGCGTGCCTCCAGCAGTTGCAGCGCCTGCTCCAGGTATGAGCTGGTACTGGCTGAGAGGGAGGTGCCGCTGAGGAGGAGCTGGGTCATGAGCTGGTGTTGCTGGAGAAGTGTTGGAGCGGTGTTGGGGGCCTGGGCTGGCGGATCAGGGATCCGGGAGTGGATCTGGAGGAATTGGTTGTGGAGGCGGGAGTGGCGGTGCCAGGGAGAGCAGTGAGCGGCCGGTGGCGAGCAGGTTGTAAAGGCGCCAGAGCTGGCAGCGGGTCGCCATCCAGAGGCTCTCGCCCGCCACGAACAGGCCCATGGGCCGATCGAAGAGACGCTCGTGCAGCTTGAGCAGGCCCTGCTCTCTGGTGCCGAGGCAGAGGAGCCGGTTGGCGCGGTAGGTGGAGAAGGCAAGCGAGATCCCCAGCCCCTGCAGCCAGGGGCTCAATCCCGGGGATGCCGGGATTGGCAGGGAAAGGGCTGTGGTCAGGGCAGGTTGCCGAAATGGTGCTGGTTCAGGACTGCTCGGGGAGCCGCCCAGGCGAACATTTCGGTTGACCTAAAACTAATAATACTGATTGCTCGTGTAACTGGGAGCAACGGCAAAAACTGTGAGGAACTGCTGGTTGAGGGGCCGGCAGCCAGTCGAGGGTTATGGCGTTGACATCGGTATCGACAACTAGCAGCGCGGCGTTGTGGCCAGGATTGCGGTCCTTGATTGAAGTAACTGAAATTCGCTTGCGCTGATATGGGTTGGCTGCTGGTCTGGTCTAAAAAGTGGCTGTTCGTGCGCTCTGACCGCCATGGCAACGCCTGCGGCCACAAGCGGCGGCTCAGCCAAGACCCATCTCTCGCGTCTGGTGGAGGCAATCACCGCCCTGCAGGGGCCTGAGCGGAACCGGCGTATGGGGGTGGCCCGCGGTCAGTTCACGGTTCCCGATTCGATCGATGCCGCTAATCCGTTGATCGCCGAGCTGTTTGAGCTGCCCTGATGCGGCCGTTCAGGCGATCCCATCTGCTGACTGTCGAGCAGTTGCCCCTCCATCACCGCGATCCATTTGACCGCCTGCTCGTAGCCCAGTCG
This is a stretch of genomic DNA from Cyanobium sp. Tous-M-B4. It encodes these proteins:
- a CDS encoding type VI secretion system tube protein Hcp, which translates into the protein MTQLLLSGTSLSASTSSYLEQALQLLEARLAAWVSNTNSYNALLLQVFGAQSSETTADLQTLLSGTGLTINLEILPATSLNGSYAAYTSSDPTGAERIYLNATWLESATAEQIEAVLLEELGHAIDIRLNGSADTAGDEGAIFSALLRDVTPAPAAYSENDQSVISIAGNSVPVEAAGIASEYKYFLRIDGIAGNSTVSGYEGWFEINSHDFDATAAAGTTDFAPLLVDVFNSPALSFLYQQITEGIPIASLQIQGVIVSTDTRLPIDITYELRLADVVITGLDNTSVAGDQQSMQLSFVGSQFGISTTPLNADGSLGSASTYAFDIETSRQIIFGDLPQPDPLPNAGFSARIRYFLRIDGIAGNSTTSGYEGWFEIDRHDFDAASAAGSLADFSPLRVDLRNAPSLRPFYQLISTGTSINSLQIRGVYDSFNEGDLTPTTSIVYELRLAGAVITGLDNTNVAGDQQALQLSFVGSKFGISSTPINADRSLGTAATYAFDFEINDSIGFSSLPEPGSLSNARISPVDRYFLKIDGIAGNSTVSRYEGWFEIEAHDFDVTKVTTTSNPEFSPLRIDLLDTPSLSFLYERIAEGSRIDSLQIHGVKDLVGGTTVKTYELRLADAAITGLDNTNFAGDQQVMQLAFVAKKFGISTTPLNTDGTIGRESAYAFDIPSNQQITFSDLPTPASLPIAGNSPVDLYFLNIDGIAGNSTARGYEGWFEINSHDFDVTGALLARPEFSPLRVDFFSNSSINLLYERIAEGSRIDSVQIHGVKVAGGSTVKTYELRLANAVITGLDNTNVAGDPPAMQLSFVGNKFGISTTPLNADGSTGTAATYAFDIPSKLETNFSNLPAPALPSNAGDFFATSYFLKIDGIAGNSTVSGYQGWFEIDSHDFDAVNQVSRNIVSGALEAGLASFSSLRVDLLDTPSLSLLYQRIAEGGTISSLQIHGVKNNFESGNTSATYELRLADAILTGLDNTNVAGDQQSMQLSFVGSKFGISTTPLNDDGSLGLAATYAFDIANNRSIDFGDLPTPANQPNAGVSPIDRYFLSIDGIAGNSTVSGYEGWFQINNHDFDVTRAGSAVADFSPLRIDLPDAPSLSLLYERIVEGGRINGLQIHGVSNLDVSRIIKTYELSFDDAFITGLDTENVAGKQPAMRLSFDVGSFTVSTTPLSENGILGATSTYNYTDEAVDGEATGTLAINGSAQEGGTLMALTSAISDPDGQISSFRYQWQVSANGTTGWGNIGSATGSSFSIAADQTLVGKFIRLNATSTDSFGGTTDFSSAATAAVANVEDEATGTLAITGNPQEGATLSADISAVTDPDGNVTYSYQWQVSANGIDGWSNIDSATGSSFSIAADQTLVGKFIRLNATSTDSFGGNTDFSSAATAAVVNIAPSISQVASTTANGTYSIGDVITLIVQFSETVLVDITSGTPQLQLETGDIDRFATYSSGSGTGILSFQYTVQAGDSSADLDQLFSSALQLNGGTIRDISGNNAILTLAAPGATGSLGANAALVIDGTNDNDNPVVLSDNNTDANSVAENAAIGTAVGITAFATDADSGATITAYSLTNSAGGLFSIDANGVVKVAAALDFEAANSHSITVKAVSSDGSENTETFSIAVTKAVEANAFPTKYYLLIDGLNGGSTEVNHRGWFEIDTLQFGAGVGVSSPPFREVSDPSFSELS
- a CDS encoding DUF4915 domain-containing protein, which gives rise to MSPWLQGLGISLAFSTYRANRLLCLGTREQGLLKLHERLFDRPMGLFVAGESLWMATRCQLWRLYNLLATGRSLLSLAPPLPPPQPIPPDPLPDP